One Coccinella septempunctata chromosome 1, icCocSept1.1, whole genome shotgun sequence DNA window includes the following coding sequences:
- the LOC123310055 gene encoding uncharacterized protein LOC123310055, whose amino-acid sequence MGIVRDIGQDITDEELVNMGKGLNPNVKCIRVRRFNRRKTTEDGIVFVKTNTCVLTFEGTTLPKYFELYNIRLPVELYIPPVVQCNKCLRYGHVRNLCRGRFRCRKCGSYHEDEKPCDAEPCCLFCRQGHEAMDRRCQEYLRQVKMREIMAIHNVSLYEADKSCKRSMAPNPSEFPLITGKKQEGMQNRPRNQTYASIVSQAEYKTQSSMRTNDNGPRLKRKAPSTVGYDKAEHEACLFSYRPASPTSHFSQSFSQATSVPPHSQMDTAGETMLRRSESQSQTKGSVYSTSQNDQSIMDDVADDTGEDRQMITYSEDYLRYGKSSPTY is encoded by the coding sequence ATGGGTATTGTCAGGGATATTGGTCAGGATATAACAGATGAGGAGCTGGTCAATATGGGTAAGGGATTAAATCCAAATGTGAAATGCATAAGAGTACGAAGATTCAATCGAAGGAAGACTACTGAGGATGGCATTGTTTTTGTGAAAACGAATACGTGTGTGTTGACCTTTGAGGGTACAACATTACCAAAATACTTTGAATTGTATAATATCAGACTTCCGGTCGAACTGTATATTCCCCCAGTTGTACAATGCAATAAATGCTTACGCTATGGTCATGTGAGGAATCTCTGCAGGGGGAGATTCAGATGCAGGAAATGCGGTTCATATCATGAAGATGAAAAGCCTTGCGATGCTGAACCTTGTTGTCTATTCTGTAGACAGGGGCATGAGGCCATGGATAGACGATGCCAGGAGTACCTAAGACAGGTTAAGATGAGGGAGATTATGGCAATTCATAATGTCTCGTTGTACGAGGCAGACAAATCTTGTAAAAGATCAATGGCTCCTAACCCATCGGAGTTTCCCTTAATAACGGGGAAAAAACAAGAGGGCATGCAGAATAGACCACGTAACCAAACATATGCAAGTATCGTGTCGCAAGCTGAGTATAAAACCCAGAGCTCGATGCGAACCAACGACAACGGTCCAAGACTAAAAAGAAAAGCCCCCTCCACAGTGGGCTATGACAAAGCGGAACATGAAGCGTGCTTGTTCTCATACAGGCCGGCTTCCCCAACAAGTCACTTTTCCCAATCTTTTTCTCAGGCTACTTCCGTACCACCCCATTCACAGATGGACACCGCTGGTGAAACTATGTTGAGAAGGTCAGAATCTCAATCCCAAACGAAAGGTAGTGTGTACTCTACCAGCCAGAACGACCAGTCAATAATGGATGATGTTGCAGATGATACCGGAGAAGACAGACAAATGATCACATACAGTGAGGACTACCTGAGATATGGGAAGTCCTCACCTACATATTAA
- the LOC123317505 gene encoding mpv17-like protein: MGRLLKTIRKIFYKYPIISNSVIYGSLCVGAEVSQQTVQKKLLKTPPEKYDPAVIGRYAIYGTTIAGPLLTVWYQWLDKLVVGKTLRVAAKKVLIDQFIMTPQLLIIFFVAMSFMENKENVFEECKQKYLVTFKNSCMFWLPVQSLNFLVIPSSLRVLYVGICSFAWINILCWIKRTDSSSN, translated from the exons ATGGGCAGGTTGTTGAAAACAATACGAAAAATCTTTTATAAATATCCAATAATATCCAACTCCGTAATTTATGGATCCCTTTGTGTTGGAGCTGAGGTTTCGCAGCAGACTGTCCAGAAAAAGTTATTG AAAACTCCGCCTGAAAAATATGATCCAGCAGTTATTGGGCGATATGCAATTTATGGTACTACAATTGCTGGACCTCTGCTTACCGTCTG GTATCAGTGGCTTGATAAATTGGTTGTCGGAAAAACGCTGAGAGTTGCAGCAAAGAAAGTTCTTATCGATCAATTCATAATGACGCCACAGCTTTTAATCATTTTCTTCGTAG ctATGAGTTTCATGGAAAATAAAGAGAACGTGTTCGAAGAATGCAAGCAGAAATACTTAGTGACATTCAAAAATAGTTGCATGTTCTGGTTACCTGTTCAAAGTTTGAACTTTTTGGTAATCCCTTCAAGTTTGAGGGTTCTTTATGTTGGAATATGTAGTTTCGCCTGGATAAATATTCTCTGTTGGATTAAGAGAACTGATTCTTCATCAAACTGA